In a genomic window of Chroicocephalus ridibundus chromosome 14, bChrRid1.1, whole genome shotgun sequence:
- the TMEM94 gene encoding transmembrane protein 94 isoform X3 translates to MDLKEKCQDEMTSSLGLTTKKALTILRDQLSALLEGHQKERKKVTSWKEVWRSSFLYHGNRCSCFHWPGASLMLLAVLLLLCCYGSQPQGSQGAEIVNALALFLLLLLDLLMIGRQERLKCREVERRLQTIIDKINDTLGKEVKWPDSMYPDLHMPYAPSWSLHWAYRDGHLVNLPVNLLVEGDVIALRPGQESFASLRGIKDDEHIVLEPGDLFPPFSPPPSPRGEVKKGPQNPQLYRLFRVLKTPIIDNVRWCLEMALSRPVTALDNERFTVQSVMLKYAVPIVLAGFLITNAVRFIFKAPGIASWQYTLLQLQVNGVLPILPLLFPVLWILATAFGEARVLAQMSKASSTSLLAKFSEDTLSSYTEMVSSQEMIRCIWSHFLCVLKGKSPTLSFTSSLLHSLGSVTVLCCVDKQGILSWPNPSPETVLFFSGKVEPPHDSHEDLTDELSTRSFCHPEMEDEPHERDALLSGPLADTIHMTNEQERSNWSSDPTKAPDAHAHRKPNSRSKHPSGSNVSFSKDTEGGEEEHTQLVGDSEVLACEAEDFVCDYHLEMLSLSQDQQNPSCIQFDDSNWHMHLNSLKPLGLNVLLNLCNASVTERLCRFSDHLCNIALQETHNAVLPVHVPWGLCELARLIGFTPGAKDLFKQENYLALYRLPSDEMVKETILGKLSSITKRRPPLSHMINLFVKDTTTSTEQMFSHGTADIILEACTDFWDGTDIYPLSGSDRKKVLDFYQRACLSGYCSAFAYKPMHCALSSQLNGKCIELVQVPGQSAIFTCCDLPGTTPIKQSSRRNSWSSDEGIGEVMEKEDCIQALSGQIFMGMVSSQYQARLDIVRLIDGLVNACIRFVYFSLEDELKSKVFAEKMGLETGWNCHISLTPNGDVPGSEIPPSSPSHAGSLHDDLHQVSRDDVEGLLLMEEEGHSDLISFQPTDSDIPSFLEDCNRAKLPRGIHQVRPHLQNIDNVPLLVPLFTDCTPETMCEMIKIMQEYGEVTCCLGSSANLRNSCLFLQSDISIALDPLYPSRCSWETFGYATSTTMTHASDELTPLQLSGQLNSLPCSMSFRQEESTSIIRLIEQARHATYGIRKCFLFLLQCQLTLVVIQFLSCLVQLPPILSTTDIVWLSCFCYPLLSISLLGKPPHSSIMTMATGKNLTSIPKKTQHYFLFCFLLKFSLTICSCLICFGFTLHESCKEVNATSRNLTACSSIMLHSNANDAPDWFGTLSNALLVAQKLTAGLIVLHTVFISITHVHRTKPLWKKSPLSNRWWTLTVAVVLLGQVAQTVLDLKLWENLSSSLTFNHVSISPVSWLLGFLSLVLVVIINEIVKLHEIRVRVRYQKRQKLQFETKLGMNSPF, encoded by the exons ATGGACCTCAAGGAGAAGTGTCAG GATGAGATGACCTCAAGCTTGGGCCTTACCACAAAGAAAGCCCTAACGATCCTGAGAGACCAGTTGTCAGCACTGCTGGAGGGGCATCAGAAAGAACGGAAAAAAGTGACTTCATGGAAG GAGGTGTGGAGGAGCAGTTTTCTGTACCATGGTAACCGTTGCTCCTGTTTCCACTGGCCTGGTGCATCTCTGATGCTTCTGgcagtgctgttgctgctgtgctgctaTGGGAGCCAGCCACAGGGGAG CCAAGGTGCTGAGATAGTTAATGCACTGgcactcttcctccttctcctcttggATCTCCTCATGATTGGGCGTCAAGAGAGGCTGAAGTGCAGAGAGGTGGAGAGAAGACTTCAGACAATCATTGATAAGATAAATG ACACACTTGGCAAAGAGGTGAAATGGCCAGACTCCATGTACCCTGACCTTCACATGCCTTATGCCCCATCCTGGTCCCTTCATTGGGCCTACAGGGATGGTCATCTCGTCAACCTGCCTGTGAACCTGTTGGTAGAAGGAGACGTCATTGCTTTGAGGCCAGGCCAGGAGTCATTTGCTTCTCTGAGAGGGATTAAG GATGATGAGCACATAGTTCTGGAGCCAGGAGATCTGTTTCCACCTTTCTCACCTCCGCCTTCCCCAAGGGGAGAAGTGAAGAAGGGACCTCAGAACCCTCAGTTATATCGTCTCTTCCGTGTCTTGAAGACACCAATAATTGATAATGTCAG gtGGTGTCTGGAAATGGCTTTGTCACGTCCTGTGACAGCCCTGGATAATGAGAGATTCACCGTACAGTCAGTGATGCTGAAATACGCTGTCCCCATTGTACTG GCTGGCTTCCTGATCACCAACGCTGTGCGCTTCATTTTCAAAGCTCCTGGAATTGCTTCTTGGCAGTACACTCTTCTTCAGCTACAG gtgaatgGTGTCCTACCCATCCTTCCATTGCTCTTTCCTGTCCTGTGGATTCTTGCTACAGCCTTTGGAGAAGCCAGAGTCTTGGCCCAGATGAGCAAGGCCTCATCCACCTCACTG CTTGCTAAGTTTTCAGAGGACACTCTCAGCAGCTACACAGAGATGGTATCTTCTCAG GAAATGATACGCTGTATCTGGAGCCACTTCCTCTGTGTTCTAAAAGGCAAATCCCCAACTCTGAGCTTCACTTCCAGCTTGCTGCATAGTCTGGGATCTGTCACC GTGCTCTGCTGTGTAGACAAGCAGGGGATTCTTTCCTGGCCAAACCCCAGCCCAGAGACTGTTCTGTTCTTCAGTGGGAAGGTGGAACCACCTCATGATAGCCATGAGGATCTGACTGATGAGCTCTCTACACGGTCCTTCTGCCATCCTGAGATGGAAGATGAG CCCCATGAAAGAGATGCTTTGCTCTCTGGTCCGCTGGCAGACACAATCCACATGACCAATGAGCAAGAGAGGAGCAACTGGTCTAGTGACCCTACAAAGGCTCCCGATGCCCATGCCCACCGAAAGCCAAACAGCAGAAGCAAGCATCCATCCGGGTCCAACGTGAGTTTTAGCAAGGACACCGAGGGTGGAGAGGAGGAACATACTCAG CTTGTTGGTGACAGTGAGGTGTTGGCTTGTGAGGCTGAAGACTTTGTATGTGACTACCACCTTGAGATGCTTAGTCTGTCCCAAGACCAACAGAACCCCTCCTGCATCCAGTTTGATGACTCCAACTGGCATATGCACTTGAATTCCCTCAAGCCTCTGGGCCTGAATGTGCTGCTCAATCTCTGCAATGCCAGTGTGACAGAACGTCTGTGCCGCTTCTCTGACCACCTCTGCAACATCGCCCTCCAAGAAACTCACAATGCCGTGCTGCCTGTCCACGTGCCCTGGGGCCTCTGTGAGCTTGCCAGGCTAATAG GTTTCACACCAGGTGCTAAAGATCTTTTCAAGCAGGAGAACTATTTGGCCTTGTACCGCTTGCCAAGTGATGAGATGGTTAAGGAAACAATCCTGGGGAAGCTTTCGTCAATCACCAAGAGGAGACCACCCCTGAGCCACATGATTAACCTTTTTGTGAAGGATACCACTACCA GCACTGAGCAGATGTTTTCTCATGGGACAGCTGACATCATCCTCGAGGCCTGCACAGACTTTTGGGACGGTACCGATATCTACCCGCTCTCTGGCTCTGACAG GAAGAAGGTGTTAGATTTCTACCAGCGAGCCTGCCTCTCAGGGTACTGTTCTGCCTTTGCATACAAGCCAATGCATTGTGCCTTGTCCTCCCAGCTCAATGGCAAGTGCATAGAACTGGTGCAGGTCCCTGGGCAGAGTGCTATCTTCACATGCTGTGATCTCCCTGGGACGACCCCCATCAAACAGAGCAGTCGGAGGAATAGCTGGAGCTCAGATG AAGGGATTGGGGAAGTGATGGAGAAGGAAGACTGTATCCAGGCTCTGAGCGGACAGATCTTCATGGGAATGGTCTCATCTCAGTATCAGGCCCGTCTTGACATTGTCCGCCTCATTGATGGATTGGTCAATGCCTGCATTCGTTTTGTCTACTTCTCCCTGGAAGATGAGCTCAAAAGCAAG GTGTTTGCTGAGAAGATGGGTCTTGAGACTGGATGGAATTGCCACATATCTTTAACGCCTAATGGTGATGTGCCTGGCTCAGAGATCCCTCCCTCTAGCCCCAGCCATGCTGGCTCTCTGCATGATGACCTACATCAGG TTTCTCGAGATGATGTAGAggggcttctgctgatggaagaGGAAGGGCATTCGGATCTCATCAGCTTTCAGCCAACAGACAGCGATATCCCCAGCTTCCTGGAGGACTGTAACAGG gccAAACTCCCACGGGGGATCCACCaggtgagacctcacctgcagAACATAGACAATGTGCCTTTGCTGGTGCCCCTCTTCACAGACTGCACCCCGGAGA CCATGTGTGAGATGATCAAAATCATGCAGGAGTACGGGGAGGTGACTTGCTGTCTGGGAAGCTCTGCCAACCTGCGGAACAGCTGCCTCTTCCTGCAAAGCGATATCAG TATAGCACTGGACCCTCTCTACCCATCTCGCTGCTCCTGGGAGACTTTTGGCTatgccaccagcaccaccatgACTCATGCCTCTGATGAGCTCACCCCACTGCAGCTCTCAGGGCAACTCAAcagcctgccctgctccatgTCCTTCCGCCAAGAAGAGAGTACCAGCATCATCAGGCTTATAGAGCAG GCCAGGCATGCAACATATGGGATCCGCAAGtgtttcctcttcctgctgcaatgccagctgaccttggttgtcatTCAG TTCCTCTCCTGCCTGGTGCAGCTGCCCCCCATCCTCAGTACCACAGACATCGTGTGGCTCTCCTGTTTCTGCTACCCACTGCTCAG CATCTCGCTCCTGGGCAAGCCTCCCCACAGCTCCATCATGACCATGGCAACAGGAAAAAACTTGACTTCCATTCCTAAGAAG ACTCAGCACTACTTCCTGTTCTGCTTCCTGCTGAAATTCAGCCTGACCATCTGCTCCTGCCTCATCTGCTTCGGGTTCACACTGCATGAGTCCTGCAAAGAGGTGAACGCTACCAGCCGCAATCTCACAGCCTGCTCCTCCATCATGCTGCACAG CAATGCTAATGATGCTCCTGACTGGTTTGGGACCCTTTCCAATGCTCTTCTTGTAGCCCAGAAACTCACAGCTGGCCTGATTGTTTTACACACAG TGTTCATATCCATCACCCATGTCCATCGCACCAAGCCGTTGTGGAAGAAGAGCCCCCTCTCCAACCGGTGGTGGACGCTCACTGTGGCCGTTGT ATTGCTGGGGCAAGTGGCACAGACTGTGCTGGACCTGAAACTCTGGGAAAACCTCAGTTCTTCATTGACCTTTAACCACGTTTCCATCTCTCCGGTCTCATGGCTCCTGGGTTTTCTTTCCTTGGTCCTTGTGGTTATCATCAATGAGATTGTCAAGCTGCATGAAATCAG gGTCCGGGTCCGTTACCAGAAGAGGCAGAAATTGCAGTTTGAAACAAAGCTGGGGATGAATTCGCCGTTTTAA
- the TMEM94 gene encoding transmembrane protein 94 isoform X2, translating into MLFKQADLWIPHQGKCRKDEMTSSLGLTTKKALTILRDQLSALLEGHQKERKKVTSWKEVWRSSFLYHGNRCSCFHWPGASLMLLAVLLLLCCYGSQPQGSQGAEIVNALALFLLLLLDLLMIGRQERLKCREVERRLQTIIDKINDTLGKEVKWPDSMYPDLHMPYAPSWSLHWAYRDGHLVNLPVNLLVEGDVIALRPGQESFASLRGIKDDEHIVLEPGDLFPPFSPPPSPRGEVKKGPQNPQLYRLFRVLKTPIIDNVRWCLEMALSRPVTALDNERFTVQSVMLKYAVPIVLAGFLITNAVRFIFKAPGIASWQYTLLQLQVNGVLPILPLLFPVLWILATAFGEARVLAQMSKASSTSLLAKFSEDTLSSYTEMVSSQEMIRCIWSHFLCVLKGKSPTLSFTSSLLHSLGSVTVLCCVDKQGILSWPNPSPETVLFFSGKVEPPHDSHEDLTDELSTRSFCHPEMEDEPHERDALLSGPLADTIHMTNEQERSNWSSDPTKAPDAHAHRKPNSRSKHPSGSNVSFSKDTEGGEEEHTQLVGDSEVLACEAEDFVCDYHLEMLSLSQDQQNPSCIQFDDSNWHMHLNSLKPLGLNVLLNLCNASVTERLCRFSDHLCNIALQETHNAVLPVHVPWGLCELARLIGFTPGAKDLFKQENYLALYRLPSDEMVKETILGKLSSITKRRPPLSHMINLFVKDTTTSTEQMFSHGTADIILEACTDFWDGTDIYPLSGSDRKKVLDFYQRACLSGYCSAFAYKPMHCALSSQLNGKCIELVQVPGQSAIFTCCDLPGTTPIKQSSRRNSWSSDGIGEVMEKEDCIQALSGQIFMGMVSSQYQARLDIVRLIDGLVNACIRFVYFSLEDELKSKVFAEKMGLETGWNCHISLTPNGDVPGSEIPPSSPSHAGSLHDDLHQVSRDDVEGLLLMEEEGHSDLISFQPTDSDIPSFLEDCNRAKLPRGIHQVRPHLQNIDNVPLLVPLFTDCTPETMCEMIKIMQEYGEVTCCLGSSANLRNSCLFLQSDISIALDPLYPSRCSWETFGYATSTTMTHASDELTPLQLSGQLNSLPCSMSFRQEESTSIIRLIEQARHATYGIRKCFLFLLQCQLTLVVIQFLSCLVQLPPILSTTDIVWLSCFCYPLLSISLLGKPPHSSIMTMATGKNLTSIPKKTQHYFLFCFLLKFSLTICSCLICFGFTLHESCKEVNATSRNLTACSSIMLHSNANDAPDWFGTLSNALLVAQKLTAGLIVLHTVFISITHVHRTKPLWKKSPLSNRWWTLTVAVVLLGQVAQTVLDLKLWENLSSSLTFNHVSISPVSWLLGFLSLVLVVIINEIVKLHEIRVRVRYQKRQKLQFETKLGMNSPF; encoded by the exons ATGCTCTTCAAGCAGGCCGATCTCTGGATCCCCCATCAAGGCAAATGCCGCAAA GATGAGATGACCTCAAGCTTGGGCCTTACCACAAAGAAAGCCCTAACGATCCTGAGAGACCAGTTGTCAGCACTGCTGGAGGGGCATCAGAAAGAACGGAAAAAAGTGACTTCATGGAAG GAGGTGTGGAGGAGCAGTTTTCTGTACCATGGTAACCGTTGCTCCTGTTTCCACTGGCCTGGTGCATCTCTGATGCTTCTGgcagtgctgttgctgctgtgctgctaTGGGAGCCAGCCACAGGGGAG CCAAGGTGCTGAGATAGTTAATGCACTGgcactcttcctccttctcctcttggATCTCCTCATGATTGGGCGTCAAGAGAGGCTGAAGTGCAGAGAGGTGGAGAGAAGACTTCAGACAATCATTGATAAGATAAATG ACACACTTGGCAAAGAGGTGAAATGGCCAGACTCCATGTACCCTGACCTTCACATGCCTTATGCCCCATCCTGGTCCCTTCATTGGGCCTACAGGGATGGTCATCTCGTCAACCTGCCTGTGAACCTGTTGGTAGAAGGAGACGTCATTGCTTTGAGGCCAGGCCAGGAGTCATTTGCTTCTCTGAGAGGGATTAAG GATGATGAGCACATAGTTCTGGAGCCAGGAGATCTGTTTCCACCTTTCTCACCTCCGCCTTCCCCAAGGGGAGAAGTGAAGAAGGGACCTCAGAACCCTCAGTTATATCGTCTCTTCCGTGTCTTGAAGACACCAATAATTGATAATGTCAG gtGGTGTCTGGAAATGGCTTTGTCACGTCCTGTGACAGCCCTGGATAATGAGAGATTCACCGTACAGTCAGTGATGCTGAAATACGCTGTCCCCATTGTACTG GCTGGCTTCCTGATCACCAACGCTGTGCGCTTCATTTTCAAAGCTCCTGGAATTGCTTCTTGGCAGTACACTCTTCTTCAGCTACAG gtgaatgGTGTCCTACCCATCCTTCCATTGCTCTTTCCTGTCCTGTGGATTCTTGCTACAGCCTTTGGAGAAGCCAGAGTCTTGGCCCAGATGAGCAAGGCCTCATCCACCTCACTG CTTGCTAAGTTTTCAGAGGACACTCTCAGCAGCTACACAGAGATGGTATCTTCTCAG GAAATGATACGCTGTATCTGGAGCCACTTCCTCTGTGTTCTAAAAGGCAAATCCCCAACTCTGAGCTTCACTTCCAGCTTGCTGCATAGTCTGGGATCTGTCACC GTGCTCTGCTGTGTAGACAAGCAGGGGATTCTTTCCTGGCCAAACCCCAGCCCAGAGACTGTTCTGTTCTTCAGTGGGAAGGTGGAACCACCTCATGATAGCCATGAGGATCTGACTGATGAGCTCTCTACACGGTCCTTCTGCCATCCTGAGATGGAAGATGAG CCCCATGAAAGAGATGCTTTGCTCTCTGGTCCGCTGGCAGACACAATCCACATGACCAATGAGCAAGAGAGGAGCAACTGGTCTAGTGACCCTACAAAGGCTCCCGATGCCCATGCCCACCGAAAGCCAAACAGCAGAAGCAAGCATCCATCCGGGTCCAACGTGAGTTTTAGCAAGGACACCGAGGGTGGAGAGGAGGAACATACTCAG CTTGTTGGTGACAGTGAGGTGTTGGCTTGTGAGGCTGAAGACTTTGTATGTGACTACCACCTTGAGATGCTTAGTCTGTCCCAAGACCAACAGAACCCCTCCTGCATCCAGTTTGATGACTCCAACTGGCATATGCACTTGAATTCCCTCAAGCCTCTGGGCCTGAATGTGCTGCTCAATCTCTGCAATGCCAGTGTGACAGAACGTCTGTGCCGCTTCTCTGACCACCTCTGCAACATCGCCCTCCAAGAAACTCACAATGCCGTGCTGCCTGTCCACGTGCCCTGGGGCCTCTGTGAGCTTGCCAGGCTAATAG GTTTCACACCAGGTGCTAAAGATCTTTTCAAGCAGGAGAACTATTTGGCCTTGTACCGCTTGCCAAGTGATGAGATGGTTAAGGAAACAATCCTGGGGAAGCTTTCGTCAATCACCAAGAGGAGACCACCCCTGAGCCACATGATTAACCTTTTTGTGAAGGATACCACTACCA GCACTGAGCAGATGTTTTCTCATGGGACAGCTGACATCATCCTCGAGGCCTGCACAGACTTTTGGGACGGTACCGATATCTACCCGCTCTCTGGCTCTGACAG GAAGAAGGTGTTAGATTTCTACCAGCGAGCCTGCCTCTCAGGGTACTGTTCTGCCTTTGCATACAAGCCAATGCATTGTGCCTTGTCCTCCCAGCTCAATGGCAAGTGCATAGAACTGGTGCAGGTCCCTGGGCAGAGTGCTATCTTCACATGCTGTGATCTCCCTGGGACGACCCCCATCAAACAGAGCAGTCGGAGGAATAGCTGGAGCTCAGATG GGATTGGGGAAGTGATGGAGAAGGAAGACTGTATCCAGGCTCTGAGCGGACAGATCTTCATGGGAATGGTCTCATCTCAGTATCAGGCCCGTCTTGACATTGTCCGCCTCATTGATGGATTGGTCAATGCCTGCATTCGTTTTGTCTACTTCTCCCTGGAAGATGAGCTCAAAAGCAAG GTGTTTGCTGAGAAGATGGGTCTTGAGACTGGATGGAATTGCCACATATCTTTAACGCCTAATGGTGATGTGCCTGGCTCAGAGATCCCTCCCTCTAGCCCCAGCCATGCTGGCTCTCTGCATGATGACCTACATCAGG TTTCTCGAGATGATGTAGAggggcttctgctgatggaagaGGAAGGGCATTCGGATCTCATCAGCTTTCAGCCAACAGACAGCGATATCCCCAGCTTCCTGGAGGACTGTAACAGG gccAAACTCCCACGGGGGATCCACCaggtgagacctcacctgcagAACATAGACAATGTGCCTTTGCTGGTGCCCCTCTTCACAGACTGCACCCCGGAGA CCATGTGTGAGATGATCAAAATCATGCAGGAGTACGGGGAGGTGACTTGCTGTCTGGGAAGCTCTGCCAACCTGCGGAACAGCTGCCTCTTCCTGCAAAGCGATATCAG TATAGCACTGGACCCTCTCTACCCATCTCGCTGCTCCTGGGAGACTTTTGGCTatgccaccagcaccaccatgACTCATGCCTCTGATGAGCTCACCCCACTGCAGCTCTCAGGGCAACTCAAcagcctgccctgctccatgTCCTTCCGCCAAGAAGAGAGTACCAGCATCATCAGGCTTATAGAGCAG GCCAGGCATGCAACATATGGGATCCGCAAGtgtttcctcttcctgctgcaatgccagctgaccttggttgtcatTCAG TTCCTCTCCTGCCTGGTGCAGCTGCCCCCCATCCTCAGTACCACAGACATCGTGTGGCTCTCCTGTTTCTGCTACCCACTGCTCAG CATCTCGCTCCTGGGCAAGCCTCCCCACAGCTCCATCATGACCATGGCAACAGGAAAAAACTTGACTTCCATTCCTAAGAAG ACTCAGCACTACTTCCTGTTCTGCTTCCTGCTGAAATTCAGCCTGACCATCTGCTCCTGCCTCATCTGCTTCGGGTTCACACTGCATGAGTCCTGCAAAGAGGTGAACGCTACCAGCCGCAATCTCACAGCCTGCTCCTCCATCATGCTGCACAG CAATGCTAATGATGCTCCTGACTGGTTTGGGACCCTTTCCAATGCTCTTCTTGTAGCCCAGAAACTCACAGCTGGCCTGATTGTTTTACACACAG TGTTCATATCCATCACCCATGTCCATCGCACCAAGCCGTTGTGGAAGAAGAGCCCCCTCTCCAACCGGTGGTGGACGCTCACTGTGGCCGTTGT ATTGCTGGGGCAAGTGGCACAGACTGTGCTGGACCTGAAACTCTGGGAAAACCTCAGTTCTTCATTGACCTTTAACCACGTTTCCATCTCTCCGGTCTCATGGCTCCTGGGTTTTCTTTCCTTGGTCCTTGTGGTTATCATCAATGAGATTGTCAAGCTGCATGAAATCAG gGTCCGGGTCCGTTACCAGAAGAGGCAGAAATTGCAGTTTGAAACAAAGCTGGGGATGAATTCGCCGTTTTAA